AACTTGATTCGGTACGCATCGACTCTTGGGAACTGAAACAAAAACGAGAAGAAAAAAAAGGAATCACCTTTGAAGTCGTTCCCAAAAAAATTCGAATTCGGACTCGCAATGGAGAAGTGTTTTATAAAGAGACTGGTGTTTCTGATTTAAAACTACTCAACATTGAGATCAAAAACAACAACGGAGAAACCACTCTTTTTTCCTATTGGGTGGATTTAAAATATCCTGATGGAAAATGGTATTCCGGACTTCCTGCGATCAAACAGGACCAAACTATGAGAGAAGACTGTTTGAAAGATGTAGTCAAAATGATTGAATGGGAGTAGTGATCATCCATCCTGTATCGCCCACGAGAAACAGCTAACATATAAATTGGCAATAACGAATCAACGTGCCAAACCTCTCAAGTAGCCAAAACAAACTCCAGATCAGAAAAATAACCTGGAGTTTGTGATTATTCGTTTTTATTCAAATACGCAGTCGACGTAGTAACTCACAAGTCCCGATTCTGATTTTTCTTCTACAAGCCCGTGGATGTCTGTTTCAAATCCAGGAAACTTCGAATTGAACTCACGAGCAAACTGTAAGTAACGAATGATTGTCATATTGAATATTTCGCCAGGAATGAGGAGGGGAATTCCCGGAGGATACGGTGTTAACAGAACAGAAGTAATGCGACCTTCCAACTCATCTATCGGCACTCGTTCAATGTCACGATGGGCCATCTTTGCGAATGCTTCCGAAGGTTTCATGGCAGGAATCATCGGGCTGAGATACATCTCTGTTGTTAGGTGAGAAATGTTATTCGCACGATAGACTTCATGCATAGATTGGCACAAATCTCGGAGTCCAATTCGATCATACTTGGGGTGTGTTGTGGCAAATTTTGGCATCACACGCCAGAGCGGTTGGTTCGAATCATAATCATCTTTGAACTGTTGTAATTCGGTTACCATCGTGTTCCATCGGCCTTTTGTAATTCCAATGGTAAACATGATAAAGAAACTATAGAGTCCTGTTTTTTCTACAATGATTCCATGTTCTGCTAAGTATTTGGTGAGAATGAGTGCCGGGATTCCCCAATCAGCGAATTCTCCTTCCACGCTCATACCAGGAGTGATGACAGTTGCTTTGATGGGATCCAACATATTGAATCCTTCTGCAATGTCTCCAAACCCATGCCAACGATCATTGGCTTTTAGAATCCATTCGTCACGTTCTCCAGCCCCTTCATCGGCAAGAGCTTCCGGTCCCCAAACACTAAACCACCAATCTTCTTCCAGTTCCAAACCAACTTTGCGCATGGCACGTCGGAAATCCAGAGCTTCCTCAATGGACTCTTCCACAAGGGCATTTCCGCCGGGAGATTCCATCATGGCTGCGGCCACATCACAAGAAGCGATGATGGCATACTGTGGACTCGTACTTGTGTGCATTAAAAATGCTTCATTAAACAGGTTTCTGTCTAAGGTCTCCTTTTCACTGTTTTGGACAAGGATCTGGCTTGCTTGTGAAAGGCCGGCTAGAAGTTTGTGTGTGGACTGAGTGGCAAAGATCATACTTTCTTTTGGACGAGGTCTGTCTGATCCAATGGCGTGCATACCTGTATAGAATCTATGAAATGATGCGTGCGGAAGCCATGCTTCATCAAAATGGAGAGTGGAAATTTTACCATCTAACTCTAACTTAATGTCTTCCACATTGTAGAGAATTCCATCGTAAGTACTTTGTGTGATGGTGAGGATTCGCGGATTTCCTTTTACGTGTTTAGCAAACGGGTGTTCTGCGATCTTTTTCTGAATGTTTTCCCATTTAAATTCAGCTTTGGGAATTGGCCCGATAATTCCGAAATGGTTTCTTGTGGGCATAAGAAATACGGGAATGGCTCCGGTCATAGTAATGGCATGTAAAATACTTTTGTGACAGTTACGATCTACGATCACAACATCGCCCGGTGCTACCGTACTATGCCAA
The sequence above is drawn from the Leptospira sp. WS4.C2 genome and encodes:
- a CDS encoding Orn/Lys/Arg decarboxylase N-terminal domain-containing protein, with product MYQNGIVQFPIIIIDEDFRSENASGLGIRAIAKALEGEGIEVLGVTSYGDLTSFVQQQSRACGFILSIDDEEFAPETVGEVPDALRQLKDFVTQVRHRNADIPLFLYGETRTSRHIPNSILKELHGFIHMFEDTPEFMARAIHREVKSYLDSLPPPFFRALTQYAHDGSYSWHCPGHSGGVAFLKSPVGQMFHQFFGENMLRADVCNAVDELGQLLDHTGPISASERNAARIFQCDSLYFVTNGTSTSNKIVWHSTVAPGDVVIVDRNCHKSILHAITMTGAIPVFLMPTRNHFGIIGPIPKAEFKWENIQKKIAEHPFAKHVKGNPRILTITQSTYDGILYNVEDIKLELDGKISTLHFDEAWLPHASFHRFYTGMHAIGSDRPRPKESMIFATQSTHKLLAGLSQASQILVQNSEKETLDRNLFNEAFLMHTSTSPQYAIIASCDVAAAMMESPGGNALVEESIEEALDFRRAMRKVGLELEEDWWFSVWGPEALADEGAGERDEWILKANDRWHGFGDIAEGFNMLDPIKATVITPGMSVEGEFADWGIPALILTKYLAEHGIIVEKTGLYSFFIMFTIGITKGRWNTMVTELQQFKDDYDSNQPLWRVMPKFATTHPKYDRIGLRDLCQSMHEVYRANNISHLTTEMYLSPMIPAMKPSEAFAKMAHRDIERVPIDELEGRITSVLLTPYPPGIPLLIPGEIFNMTIIRYLQFAREFNSKFPGFETDIHGLVEEKSESGLVSYYVDCVFE